A single genomic interval of Streptomyces graminofaciens harbors:
- a CDS encoding Zn-ribbon domain-containing OB-fold protein gives MFQTDTFEDTELRGDPGAAAVATTALVTPNAPADRGELFFQRCLWCGTPAYRRSFCRACGSVALRRERSAGDGVVVRRHGQVPHNTWFVAMNEGFNLLCQATDASPVTVGSRVSVVRAVAPLGQGLPVVEPTRPPTSDRWW, from the coding sequence ATGTTCCAGACAGACACCTTTGAAGACACCGAACTCAGGGGAGATCCCGGAGCGGCTGCCGTCGCCACGACCGCGCTCGTCACTCCGAACGCGCCGGCGGACCGCGGCGAGCTGTTCTTCCAGCGTTGCCTGTGGTGCGGCACTCCGGCCTACCGCCGCTCGTTCTGCCGTGCCTGCGGGTCCGTGGCCCTTCGACGGGAACGCAGCGCGGGCGACGGGGTCGTGGTCCGCCGCCACGGCCAGGTCCCGCACAACACGTGGTTCGTCGCGATGAACGAGGGCTTCAACCTGCTCTGCCAGGCCACCGACGCGTCGCCGGTCACCGTCGGGTCGAGGGTGAGTGTCGTACGGGCCGTCGCTCCCCTCGGGCAGGGACTTCCCGTCGTCGAGCCCACTCGCCCGCCGACTTCGGACCGCTGGTGGTGA
- a CDS encoding CaiB/BaiF CoA transferase family protein: MDTQHNAPDGQAAVVEGVGRGALEGLRIADFSRVLAGPYATMLLADLGAEVMKVERPGIGDDTRAWSPPADHDGTSTYFLSVNRNKRSVTLDLATDTGREQALALVAESDVLVENFRPGTMERLGLGPRELLARYPELVYCSISGFGSGAGAAIPGYDLLVQAVGGLMSVTGDPAGEPVKAGVALVDVITGLHASLGILAALRHRDATGEGQHVEVNLLSSLLSAMVNQASAFAVAGVVPERMGNAHPSIAPYETFPAADRPIAIAVGNDRQFAALADLVGEPGLARDERFRTNADRVAHRTELRAVLTRRLGAAGADHWSTVLLAAGVPAGPVNTLNEAFDFAQKLGLPGIVDIPAASADGGDGAEGRPFRQVASPIAMSGTPAQYCLPPPRLGQHTAEILHRPSDHDHASPPNEAVS; encoded by the coding sequence GTGGACACCCAGCACAACGCGCCGGATGGACAGGCCGCCGTTGTCGAGGGAGTGGGGCGTGGCGCGTTGGAGGGTCTGCGGATCGCCGACTTCTCCCGGGTTCTCGCGGGGCCCTACGCCACCATGCTTCTCGCCGACCTCGGTGCGGAAGTGATGAAAGTCGAACGGCCGGGCATCGGGGACGATACCCGGGCCTGGAGCCCTCCGGCGGACCACGACGGCACCTCGACCTATTTCCTCAGCGTCAACCGGAACAAGAGGTCGGTCACCCTGGACCTCGCCACCGACACCGGCCGTGAACAGGCCCTCGCCCTGGTCGCCGAGTCCGACGTGCTGGTGGAGAACTTCCGCCCCGGCACGATGGAACGGCTCGGCCTCGGCCCTCGCGAACTCCTCGCCCGGTACCCGGAGTTGGTCTACTGCTCGATCAGCGGCTTCGGCAGCGGCGCGGGTGCGGCGATCCCCGGATACGACCTTCTCGTGCAGGCCGTCGGCGGGCTGATGAGCGTGACCGGGGACCCGGCCGGTGAGCCGGTCAAGGCGGGGGTGGCCCTGGTCGATGTGATCACCGGCCTGCACGCCTCGCTCGGCATCCTCGCGGCCCTCCGGCATCGGGACGCCACCGGGGAGGGGCAGCACGTGGAGGTGAACCTGCTCAGTTCGCTGCTGTCGGCCATGGTCAACCAGGCCTCGGCGTTCGCCGTCGCCGGTGTGGTCCCGGAGCGTATGGGCAACGCGCATCCGAGTATCGCCCCGTACGAGACCTTCCCGGCCGCCGATCGTCCGATCGCGATCGCGGTGGGCAACGACCGGCAGTTCGCCGCGCTCGCAGATCTCGTCGGGGAACCCGGTCTCGCTCGCGACGAGCGCTTCCGCACCAATGCAGACCGGGTCGCCCACCGCACCGAGCTGCGCGCCGTCCTGACGCGGCGGCTGGGCGCCGCCGGCGCGGACCACTGGTCGACTGTCCTGCTGGCGGCGGGTGTGCCCGCGGGGCCGGTCAACACCCTGAACGAGGCGTTCGACTTCGCTCAGAAGCTCGGGCTTCCCGGCATCGTCGACATACCCGCCGCATCCGCCGACGGAGGCGACGGAGCAGAGGGCAGGCCCTTCCGCCAAGTCGCGAGCCCCATCGCGATGAGCGGTACGCCCGCGCAGTACTGCCTGCCGCCACCGCGCCTGGGCCAGCACACCGCGGAGATCTTGCACCGCCCTTCGGACCACGACCACGCCTCCCCGCCGAACGAAGCGGTCAGCTGA